A window of Phaseolus vulgaris cultivar G19833 chromosome 4, P. vulgaris v2.0, whole genome shotgun sequence genomic DNA:
aacaagaacacccaaaagctgagagaaaaatatactctgtagaaccgtactaaagtgcacacaaccctagcaatgagccgtaatgaaaaacgtacctctgcaaattctgttaagtttacctttatagctaggttttctctctctccaggcagttacgctttggacgcgtggctcgcatccaaccctgcacgtgtcgctgATGGGCAAGCTATTCCCTTCAACCCACTCGGCCTTTACGCCCcatgctggcgcaacaatcatcttaccgaacttacacgcttgaactTACTTTCCTGAGCCCCCAACTGCAttaactaagtttactgggagatccggcgatgtcCCCCTTGTGGCaatgtcagaccacctgatcttcaaTTTCCTACTTCGTCGATGATACACAAATCCGGCGACAACCGACCATGTTTACTATAGCGGTTCCACGaatcggcgactatgctcacttctgactattcatctttctcttgtccacgtgttctgctgagcacgcctcacatagtcacgtgctagacacataatcacacccgatgacctagtcggtacacaagccccccagtctcgagctgcgacttgttcagcgaaaagactaaagggtTGAATTTTCGGGGACCTACGTGGCCGTGCGCGTTGGCGCTCATACTGTTCATTGActtgacacttcaccaaccccTTCGATCATACGACACGTGGACTTATCAACGACCATTATTCGTTTCCGTTTGCACTTCTCGCAGCGTTCGAAACTCTTAAACACTTCGCGCCACTTCACtctttcattatcttcttcctcACTCCAAACTCTCGAAACATCCTAGCGAGCGCTTCGACTCCCTCAATCTCCATCTTGCTAGACACTTTtttgatcatcaaaaggtaacttttttatcGCTTCcatgatatttgctgcattttaatcggtttgcatcatccatttactgtctggtgcatacgttgtgggatgttttatctgctttgctttttcttttctgcgtttagggtttctaaaCCTTTTCTCTACGAACCCCAACCCTCGTTCTTCTATCTCCTTCTCTTTTGTTGAGTCTCTCTACTTACGAACTCTCATCTCTTCCCCTTTTCGTCTTTTTGCAGCTTCTCCGATGGCTCGCTCCAAAAttacaccaaaccctcctccatctcctcgcAACCCTCCGGCGAACACCCGTAGGGCAAACCCTTCCTCCTCCCGCGACCCCCCAAGGGATCCTAACGTCCCTTCGAGCCAAGTCGTGAGACCCGCGCCCTCTCGACCCAGCCAAGCGCAGCCAAACCCACCTCACACCAGCATAGCTGCGAGGCCCCTTCCCAACTACAAGCAGCTATATCCTTGGGCCTCTGCAACCCTGCTGGGTGATACTTCATCCATCAACTCCGACCGTGATATCGTCTGCCTTAAGAAAGGTGACCAAACTCACCTTTCTTTCAACAAGGAACACGATGGCAAGGTATTTGTGCATCCTTGTCCTCCTCGAGAGCCGATTTGCACCGATAACCAGGGGAGCGACGGCGGccccttctgcttcatctacgctacaatgttcaagaaagtcaaACTCTGATTCTCCCTCAcccgcttcgagagggagctcctgaccgaACTTGATATAGCCCCGCCCaacttcatcccaacagctgggcgttcgtccggGCCTACCAAATCATTTGCGCACACTTGGGACATCCGGCttcagtggacgtgttcctctacctGTTCGAGGCTAAGAACCCGGGCGATCGTCTAAGGGTTAGCCTCAACGGGGTCGCTGAGAGGTCTATcctttccatcttccagcaatcttataaggactggaaggggaaattcgtgCGCGTTCGCTGCAACGACCGAGACCCCTCCCTCCTCGACAggttccccttgtattgggtgaacaagggaaagaaagagTCGAGCTTCAGGAAGGCCAGGGAGCCATAAAAAATGGGGGAGCTCGACAAGGACTTATGCAACTTCTGGAAAAGAGTTGCCTCTTCCAACGTGACTCTTCCTacttcctccatcatcgcctacGAGTTTCTCGAATGCCAGCTGGATGTTCACATAGGTTTGTCCTTAAGTCTTTGAGTTCCCCTAGTTTAAACTTGCATTGCCATGTCCTTACTTTGATGTTGCTGTTCTGATTTGCGTATGGTTTTAACTTTTTCCACGCATTGACTTACACTGCTTATCTTCCTGTGCATTATTAACTGTTGAATCTTTGTGCTGGTTGGTAACTGTTGGCCTCTTTATGCAGATATGATGCTGGGGAAGGATAGGATGGCTGAGCTACGCTCTATAGCCAAGCTCCACAACcttgcggcgggctcccaaactgtcCCAAACTCCGTCGCGGAGATCGTCGCTGCCCAAGGCCAGTCTCCACCAGTTGGCCCGTCCAATGTTGTTGCTCTCCCCGCTCCTGAGCGGAAGAAACTACCACCCAAAAGGGCTAAGAGGAACGCCCCCAGGGTTGTATCGGACGACGAAGTAGATGAGAGCACTGAGGACGGGCTGATCTGCAAGAGGAAAAGAGGAGTTGCAACTGAGCTACCAGCAGCTGAGGTCGCCGCTCTTGACTACACCGAGAATCCCCCCAGTGCCTCCACGCCCTTTGAGTCCGCTGGGGACGTTCTCGCCTTCAACACCTCGGCTGCTGAAGCTGCGCCAGGACAACTTGCCGATACACAAGCTTCCTCCCAGGCTGCAACGGAACTACcagcctcaccaccacgcctcaAGGCTCCCCTCGCCATCGAACCttgtgagggtggtggtgagcaccaacccccacctcctcctccaacaccGGGCCTCCCAGCTTCCCTCCAGGAAGCCTTGAAATCTTTCAACGTGCGCCTACACGCCATGGCCGACGAAAGCCTTCCTCAAATCATCGTGGAAGGGCTAAGAGGCTCCTTGGAGAAGCTTGAGCTCGATTGCCGCATCCATCAGGAGGTGGCAAGCACCACGAAGGCCGAGGCCGAGAAAGTCAAGTGCGACATGATGATGCTAGGCCTAGAGTTTTCGCGGGTCGAAAATGCCCTCAACGAAGAGCTCCGAAGCTTGCGTAAGGACAAGAAAGAATTACGCAAGAAGCTGCACGACAAGCTTCAGGATGTTGAGCTGGAGAGTAAAATCGTTCCCATGAGGAAGTGAATCGCAGAGCTGGAGGAGGCCCAAAGGTCCGACGCAGATCAAATGTCCAAACTGGAAAAAAGGTCGACCGAGTGGGAAACTCTTCTGGGCAAGGTTGAACAAGATCGGGATAAGGCAGCCAAAGAATTGAGTGAGACGGCTACTGAGCTTGCCCGGGTTCGTGAGGAGAACGACGGGTTCAAACAGAAAGTCGACGAGCTTCAACTTGAAGTCACCCTGGTTCGTGAAGAGAACAACGGGTTCAAGACTGagatcgacgagcttcagctTAAGGCTGCCCAAGTTCTTACTTCCAgctttggagcagtttgcttgcaaatATCCCGATCTCGACCTCTCTGAGTTTTCAGtgtacaatgaagtggtggatggcaagatcaTGCCTCCAACTTAACTGCCCCCACCTGCCACTTCAACTTTATTGCCTTGAAATCTCTTGTATTTAACTTTGatttttatgtaataattttcattctACTCGAACTGTTTGGATATACGTGAATATACGTGGCTCCAActttatctgttgtgcgatTATTTGATAACTGGTTGGTTCCtactcaacccaattaacttagcacGAACTGACGCTTAATtctctggaaatcaacttaactTAAACAAACGGTTAGTCTGCAGCAATAACGTATAACGCGAAATCACTTACTTGGCAATAAGGGCGTAGGTCGATCTTAGCATCTACAATCTCATTCGCCCGATCTGCCAAGAACAAACGTATTTCTACGTTATCGCCCAAAACTTCGTTGATCTGGCTCTCTCCACGTAATGCTCTTTCTATTTCAATCCTAAGCCATGGGTTTTCGGCGATGCCGTTTTCCTTTAACTGCAAATGTCCCCTGCGGGGCCATCACATGACTTCATCTTTGCTCATCTGGGAGGAGAGCTGCCTTCCGGATCTCCCCCTAACCTTCCCGAGTCCTTAACCTGAGATAACCTAAATCATTGTTCCCTTATCTGGGGGTAAAgctgcctttcggatccttctctacctccctgagtttcagaacaacgatttaggtggtgaggtgCCCTCTGTGAATCTTCCCCAACCACCCTTTAACTTCCAatttaactggtcttactaggtcaacATTGGTGTTTCACTCAAGGGGAAAGGAGTTTTTCTCCAACCCTCCTTTCCCATACTTAAGATTATTaacacccctgacctttcagcttcatcttgcctgaactcactcgagggtgagaaggacttttcctgatgcctcgacttgcccaggggttacatctcctcccccctgggtGCATTAagggctttcaacttgcctcaaCTTGCTcgcgcaaagaggtcttgtgatCTGCTCTTTCCTGTACTCGCtcagggtgaggaggactttaatctcttctcgcctacactcgctcaaggcgaggaggtctttttgatctctttctcgcctacactcgctcgaggcgaggaggtctttttgaTCTCTTTCTCACCTACACTCGCttgaggcgaggaggtctttaaaaaactttattcttGTGCCTCTAGTCGCCATGTGGCgacgaggacttaaaactttaacttgcACCTTCGATCGTCGGGTGGCGACGAGGGTTTAAAACTTCATACTTTGAAACTTTGCACTGGGTGCATGCGACTTGGATCCACCATTGTTTAAAACTACACAAGGGCGATAAAGTCCCTTTGCGAAAACTTAAAAAACGATGAGCTtgcaaacttaataactgggaAACTTCGATAAAattcgaaaccttctttattgggtggcctcattaaaaccctccttagggaaaaagagtgccccctcaaAAAATTGTTCAAACTGAAACATCTTAAACTGTTCGAGTTAATTAATACTTACAATGccttaactgtaataaaacttgagatgggtggcgttccaagtaagaggaatcgcccctccttccagcgtctccaagcggtaggcgccgttcccgagtgctttggttattctaaacggtcctATCCATTTGGGTGATAACTTGTTCTctatctcgtactggtgggccttcctcatcaccaggtcaccaTCTCTGAATTGCCTCGGCTTTATTATGGAGTTGTACCtacgctcaactcttctctttactgcctcaaccttcacccgtgcttcctccctgacctcgtccagcaaatccaagttcattctcctttcttcgttcgagtcttccgccacgaagttctggaatcttggcgagctttcctggatttcgactggaatcattgcatcgcatccatacactaagctaaacggggtttcatgggttcccgattgctcagtggtatgatatgcccacactatgcggGGAACTTCTTCAtcccaagaccccttggccttttccaacctcctcttcaagcctctcagcagaacccgattagcggactccacctgcccattcgtttgcgggtgttccacggaagcaaacacctgttgtgtcccgatgtcctcgcacagcttcttcaacaggtgacttgcgaactaagtcccattgtctgatactaaacgcttgggcacaccaaaacgacacataatattcttccacacgaaactctggattttgtgcgcggtgatctaggctactggttctgcctcaatccatttcgtgaagtactcgatcgccacaaccaaatacttcatttgcctgatcgccaacgggaagggcccagaatgtcgattccccacgtgtggaacggccaggggctgtagattgactttaactcttcatggggcgccttgtgccaatcggcgtgctgctggcattgcttgcaacgctgggcatatctcttgcaatcttccctcattgtgggccagtaataacctgcacggacagtccttgtcgccagagctcgacccccgatgtgacttccacaaatcccttcatggagctcggccataattctcgtgcacttctctccgtatacgcatacaagaagagggtgtgtaaatccgaacctgtacagctcgccgtcgatgagggtaaacttgctagagctcttctttttctttctggCCTCTGTTGAGTCCATTGGGAGCACGCCATCCACCAAAtagcgctggtatggcgttatccacgtatctggttcatggatagcgcaaacttgcaTCGTTTTTACCTCTTCCGTcgggcgcgctctgaccctcggcgtcctcaaggtctcctgtGTTAGAGATCTATGGCTCCTGGCTGTCCTTTCCATTAATCTGCAAACATGAAGGACCTGGTGATCTGCGACAAAAGCCCGAggtgtcttcaaagtttcttgaataacggtcctctatctgccccccttgcccgaactggcgagcttggctagcaagtcagctcgggcattctgctctcttggcacgtgcaccacttcaaacaaaaTAAAGGATCTCCTTaactcttgcacgtactccaggtaggctgccatctgcggatctttggcttggaactcgccagttacctgcccagtgaccaacagcgaatcactcttggccatcagcacctttgcccccatttcctttgccaacaaaataccggtgatcaaagcctcatactccgcttgattgTTGCTCTCTTTAAAAGCGAACCTCAatgattgctctatcaacacaccgttgggtccctccaaaatgACCCTAGCCCCGCTACCCagctggttagacgacccatccaccgagagcacccaacgaaaatcatccttGGCGTTTTGCGCTGTTTCGGAAgatagctcgaccacgaaatcagcgaagatttgccccttgatctgtccccggggctcatacttgatgtcgaatttTGACAGCTCCACcacccacttcaccatcctcccagctacatccggtttcttcaaaaccttctggatgggtaagtcggtcattaccaacactgtaaagctctggaagtaatggcgcagcctccttgccgaaaatacaaccgccagcgccgccttttctaaggcctgatacctcacttctggaccttgcagcaccttgctaacaaaatagatgggtttctggacctgatcttgatcctggacgagcaccgcgcttattgccctctcagttatggcaaaatacAACCTAAGGGGCGCTGCTGCTTGAGGTTTGCATAGAactggcgggctcgccaagtattctttgagttttacgaaagcttcttcacactccctTGTCCAGACAAATCTGTTATTCCTCTTCAAGCATTgtaagtatgggtggcccttctctccactggcGGATATGAATCGGTACAGAGCGGCCATCCGTCCCGTGAGTTGCTGTACCTCCTTCACGGTGGCGggactcctcatcgccaagatggcggcacatttttcggggttagcctcgattcccctctccgacaagagaaatcccagaaatttccctgcctcaatgccgaagacacacttctcaggattcagtttcaacttgtacctggctatggtaacgaacaactcttccaaatcGGCGACGTGCCTGCTCTTttccagggacgtcacgaccatgttGTCAACATATGCCTGctcattcctcccgagcataggtgcgagcaccttgtccattagcctttggtacgtggcccctgcattctttAGCCCAAACGACATCACCTTGTATCAATAACATGACCTTTCTGTCATGAAGGtggtcttttcttcatccatggggtgcattttgatttggttgtatcctgagaaggcatccagaaaactaagcaacttgcaccctgatgcactgtttactagggcgtctatacttggcaaaggataagaatcaTTTGGACAGGCCTTattcagatctgtgaagtcaacacacatccgccatttcccGCTACTCTTATTGACCagaacgacattggcgagccattctggatattggatctccctgacgtggcctgctgcaaggagtttctgcgtttcgtccttgatcgcctgcctcttttcctcgttgaactttctccttctctggcggatgggcctgacttggggatccattgctaagcgatggcacaagaaatcggggt
This region includes:
- the LOC137838707 gene encoding uncharacterized protein, yielding MTDLPIQKVLKKPDVAGRMVKWVVELSKFDIKYEPRGQIKGQIFADFVVELSSETAQNAKDDFRWVLSVDGSSNQLGSGARVILEGPNGVLIEQSLRFAFKESNNQAEYEALITGILLAKEMGAKVTGEFQAKDPQMAAYLEYVQELRRSFILFEVVHVPREQNARADLLAKLASSGKGGR